Proteins found in one archaeon genomic segment:
- a CDS encoding aldehyde dehydrogenase family protein, with translation MPKQGPKVTYTTLFADETLHPKFEAALKAFGSKLGKKHPMVIGGEKVWSPAGEFEHRSPIDTSIVVGKFQTGTREHAKAAIEAAKAGFEDWRAFTWEDRVRVMEKFAGLVDQRKFEIAVGITYEVGKNRLEALAECWEAVDAVSFYAKIMRKEKGYTSAMGKAGPGEHNTVFGKPHGVWPVISPFNFPFMLASGMALGALITGNSVILKPTSEAPLTGFMLYSALSDAGVPDGAVNFVTGPGGNFEDEFVANPDVAGIAFTGSRDVGMRLYRRFLTEQPYPKPILLEMGSKNPTIVSNRADVPKAVEGTVRAAYGYGGQKCSATSRVYVQDGIRDEFLQALKDRIAKVAVGDPRRKEVFMGPIINAAAVTKFEASVAEARRSGGKVLTGGKVVSGPGLGKGYYVSPTVITGLPEEHRLFKDELFLPLVVVDGVRNVDEAIRKANATPYGLTAGIFSEDKKERQKFFDGIRFGVTYANRSGGSTTGAWPGAQSFTGWKASGATGRGIGSPYYLLNFMRDQSQTVVS, from the coding sequence TTGCCGAAGCAGGGTCCCAAGGTGACATACACGACGCTCTTCGCGGACGAGACCCTTCATCCGAAGTTCGAAGCAGCTCTCAAGGCGTTCGGTTCCAAACTCGGAAAGAAGCACCCGATGGTAATCGGCGGCGAGAAGGTCTGGTCCCCGGCGGGGGAGTTCGAGCACCGAAGCCCCATCGACACCTCCATCGTGGTAGGGAAGTTCCAGACGGGAACTAGGGAGCACGCAAAGGCAGCCATCGAGGCGGCCAAGGCAGGCTTCGAGGACTGGCGTGCCTTCACCTGGGAGGACCGCGTGCGGGTGATGGAGAAGTTCGCAGGCTTGGTCGACCAGCGGAAGTTCGAAATCGCCGTCGGGATCACCTACGAGGTGGGGAAGAACAGGCTCGAGGCTCTCGCCGAGTGCTGGGAGGCGGTCGACGCAGTCAGCTTCTATGCCAAGATCATGCGCAAGGAGAAGGGCTACACTTCGGCGATGGGCAAGGCAGGACCTGGAGAGCACAACACGGTCTTCGGCAAGCCCCATGGCGTCTGGCCGGTCATCTCCCCGTTCAACTTCCCCTTCATGCTCGCGAGCGGGATGGCCCTCGGGGCTCTGATCACAGGGAACTCGGTCATACTCAAGCCCACGAGCGAGGCCCCCCTCACCGGGTTCATGCTCTACAGCGCGCTCTCCGACGCCGGAGTCCCTGACGGGGCGGTCAACTTCGTGACCGGGCCCGGCGGCAACTTCGAGGATGAGTTCGTCGCCAACCCGGACGTGGCGGGCATCGCCTTCACTGGCTCGAGGGACGTCGGCATGAGGCTCTACAGGCGCTTCCTGACCGAGCAACCCTATCCGAAGCCAATCCTTCTCGAAATGGGGAGCAAGAACCCGACCATCGTATCCAACAGGGCAGACGTCCCCAAGGCAGTCGAGGGGACGGTCCGCGCAGCCTACGGCTACGGGGGTCAGAAGTGCAGCGCCACTTCGAGGGTCTACGTCCAGGACGGGATAAGAGACGAATTCCTCCAGGCACTCAAGGACCGGATAGCCAAGGTCGCCGTCGGGGACCCGAGGCGGAAGGAGGTCTTCATGGGCCCTATCATCAACGCGGCCGCTGTCACCAAATTCGAGGCTTCCGTCGCAGAGGCAAGGAGGTCCGGCGGCAAGGTCCTGACCGGGGGCAAGGTGGTTTCGGGCCCTGGCCTGGGCAAAGGATACTACGTTTCGCCCACAGTAATCACTGGCCTTCCCGAGGAACACAGGCTCTTCAAGGACGAGCTCTTCCTTCCCCTCGTCGTGGTGGACGGCGTCAGGAACGTCGACGAGGCCATCAGAAAGGCAAACGCGACCCCCTACGGCCTCACCGCCGGGATCTTCAGTGAAGACAAGAAGGAACGGCAGAAGTTCTTCGACGGGATCAGGTTCGGCGTGACGTACGCCAACCGCAGCG